In Panacibacter microcysteis, the genomic stretch TGAGGTGCGCCTTTTAACAATGGCAGTCGTTTTTGTAAGCAGAACGTTTTCATATTGGAAAACAGGGCTATATGGTCCACGTTCGGCCGGCTTTCCGGCTGAACTTACATTGAACATCAAGAAAAATTAACGATACAACTTTTGGGGGTTCTGGGTTTAGGGTTTACCTATTGGAAAATACCCGCACCTGTCGAGGTGCGGGGCTTTTTTTTATCCGGGAGGTTGCACTTGCCGCAGGTTGCACTGCCGTACAAGTGTGCGACGCAACCAAAGCATTATAGTAGTAATGCAGCCGGGCCACAAATCTTCTTCCCTATTTTAAAAATCGTCACTGTCGCGGTAAGCCTTCACCAGTTTTGCTTCACCTTCTTTGCCTTTTTCAGAATTGCCATGTTCCATACCGAGTATGCCCTTATAACCTTTATTGTATATATGTTTGAAAATGTTTTTGTAATACATCTCACCTGAGAATGGTTCATTACGGCCGGGGTTGTCCCCTATCTGCAGGTAGCCAATCTCATCCCACACAAGGTCGAGGTTATTGATGATATTGCCTTCGTTGCGCTGCATGTGATACATATCAAACAAAAACTTGCACGCAGGGCTGTTCACTGCCTTACATATGGCAAAAGTCTGGTCTGTGTAGCGCAGAAACAGGTCGGGCGTATCGCTGAGGGCTTCGAGCACCATTACCAGGCCAAGCGGTTCAAAGATTTCGCATGCGGGGCGCAGGGTTTCAATAACATTGGCGGTTTGAATATCCAGCGGCAGTTTGCGCTCATAATTGCCGGGCACAACAGTCATCCATTTTGCATTGCAGCGTTTGGCGCACTCTACGGCATTTTTGCAGGCATCTAAAAATTTCTTTCGCCATTCTTTATCGCCCGATGTCATGGACGTGTGTAGCGGCCAGTGGTCGAAGTTGACCACGAATACACCCATGCTCATACCCAGCCTGGCCAGCTTATCGCCAATTTTCTTCTGTTCATCTACGGGCCTGTCCATAAAACCATTGTCTTCAATGGCGCGAAAACCCATATCGTACCCGTATTGTATCTGGTCTAAAAAGCTGCTCCCCGCACTGTTGCTAAACATTCCGTCGTGAAATGCGTAATTAAGTTTAAAAGGTTTTGCGGCTTCTGCTTTAT encodes the following:
- a CDS encoding hydroxypyruvate isomerase family protein is translated as MQRRKFMHQSLLAGAGVLAASTVNAGVNHKAEAAKPFKLNYAFHDGMFSNSAGSSFLDQIQYGYDMGFRAIEDNGFMDRPVDEQKKIGDKLARLGMSMGVFVVNFDHWPLHTSMTSGDKEWRKKFLDACKNAVECAKRCNAKWMTVVPGNYERKLPLDIQTANVIETLRPACEIFEPLGLVMVLEALSDTPDLFLRYTDQTFAICKAVNSPACKFLFDMYHMQRNEGNIINNLDLVWDEIGYLQIGDNPGRNEPFSGEMYYKNIFKHIYNKGYKGILGMEHGNSEKGKEGEAKLVKAYRDSDDF